In Spirosoma sp. KUDC1026, the sequence CGATCTTGAAGTTGTTCGGCTTGCGGAAAGGCTCGGGCCGGTAATTCGTCAGCGTCGGGTCTTTGTACACTTTTTGCATATACATCGCCCAGGCGGGCATGGCCATCCGACCGCCCTGCCCCAGTTCAATCGACCGGAAGTGAATAGATCGGTCATCACCACCCACCCATAGTCCAGATACCAGGTTCTGCGTCATACCCATGAACCAGGCGTCGGAGTAGTTCGAAGTCGTTCCCGTTTTGGCCGCAATTTCGTTCCCGCCTTCCAGCAGTTTGTATTGCGATTTTAGCCGCTGGGCAGTACCGCCGGGTTCTTCCACGGCACCCCGCATCAGGTGAAGCATTTCATAGGCCCGGTTGGCGCTGATAACCTGGTTGGCATCGGGCGTAAACTTCTTCAGTACGTTGCCGTTCTTGTCCTCAATCCGCCAGATCACCATCGGGCGAACCCGGGTACCACCGTTGGCAAAGGCGCAGTAAGCGGATACCATTTCGTAGACCGATACGTCGCTGGTTCCTAAGCAGAGCGTCGGGTCTTCACGCAGGTCATTACTTTGAATGCCCATTTCGTGGGCGTATTTGATAACCGCCCCCGCCCGGGTCTTCTTTATCAACTGAGCACTAACGGTATTGATCGACTGACCTAGTGCTTCCCGTAACGACAAACTCCGGAAGCTATAGCGCCCCGTCGAGTTTTTAGGCGTCCAGGCCGGACCATTGTTGTTGTCCTCACCGTGGGCAAAGGTTGTTGGCTGATCAGTAATATGGCTACAGGGCGTCACAAAGCCCTGGTCCATTGCCGTTAGATACACAAACGGCTTGAAGGTCGAGCCCGGCTGCCGACGACTCTGCCGGACGTGATCGAACTTCATGTGTTTAAAATTGATCCCACCCACCCAGGCTTTGACGTGGCCGGAACGGGGGTCCATGGACATAAAGCCGGTGTTCAGCAATCGTTTGTAGTACTTGATTGAGTCCAGCGGACTCATGGTGGTATCTTTCTCGTTTCGACGGCCGCCGTAGACAAAGACTTTCATCTTGATCGGGCGACGCATCTCCCGCCAGATAGCGGCTTCGTCGTCACCGTACCCCGCCTTGAGTTGCTTGTACCGAGTTGTCCGTTTCGCCCGTTCCTCAATAAATCCAGGAATTTCGACGTACTTCTTCGTCCGGTCGTCCTGCTTGACCCAGGGATTCCGGCCGCGCCAGTGTTCGTAGAATTTCTTCTGCTGATCGCGCATGTTAGCCATAACAGCCTCCTCGGCGTAGGCCTGCATGCGTGAGTCTATGGTCGTGTATATTTTCAGACCGCTGGTGTAAAGGTCGAGGTCAGCACCCGGATTCTCTTCGTTATACTGCCGAATCCACTGCTTGATATCATCCCGGATCACCGACCGGAAATAAGCCGCCATTCCCGTGTTCTGGTTCTCAATGCTGAAATCGAGTTTGAGTGGTTTGCTCTTGTACGCCACGAACTGGTCTTCGGTCAGGAAGCCGTATTTCCGCATCTGACTCAAAACAACATTCCGGCGTTCCCTGGCCCGTTCTTCAAAGAGACGCGGGTTATAAAGCGTCGGGTTTTTGAGCAATCCCACCAGTAGAGCCGCTTCTTCAACCGATAGTTGCCAGGGTTCTTTACTGAAATAAGTCTTGGCCGCAGTCTTGATTCCGTACGTATTGTTTCCAAATGACACTGTGTTGAGGTACATCATCATGACCTCCTGCTTGGTGTAGTTTCGTTCCAGCCGCACTGCTAGAATCCATTCTTTGGTCTTGGCAATAACCAGGCCCAGCAAGGGGACATTGCCCAGGGGCCCCCGTAGTTCCTCCCGGCGGGTATCGAACAGGTTCTTAGCCGTCTGTTGGGTCAGCGTACTGCCACCACCCGAACTGGATGCATCTTTAAACGTAACGAGACCGCCAACCGCCCGGAACAGCGACCGGGGGTCGATCCCAGCATGTTTAATAAAACGAGCATCTTCTGTAGCCAGCAGCGCCGACGTAACGTTGGGCGATACCTGCGAGATATCGATGGGAGTTCGGTTTTCGACGTAGTATTTGCCCAATAACTGATTATCGGCCGTGTACACTTCCGATGCTTCTTCGCTTTTCGGGTTTTCGAGTGCTTTCAGGCTGGGCATTCCGCCAAACAACCATAGAAAATTATAGCTGACGGCGAGAACATACAGAACCAGCATGACAATGCCAGTCAGCGTGAGTTGCCAGAGCGTTTTAATAAAAGGCCGGTAGGTACCGGGCGAGAATATAGACATAATTCAGATGCGGTTTCCCGCGAATAATACTACCTGGCCAATGGGCTGCTGACCAGTACGTCAGGACTTATTTTGGTGGCAACTGGTTAGACTGATTGGCCAGCGTTTGCATTTCTTTCACGCGGGGCAGCAACTGGCTACCGGGATAATCGCGGACAAATTCGTTCAGCGCCTGCCGGTACGGATCGACGCCCTGAACCTTTCCAATCAGAATAATCCGTAATAACGCCAGTTTATCTTCCAACTGAGTACCTACAAAAGTACTTAATGCGTTGTCTGCCCGGGCCAGTGCTTCGGTGGGGTTGTTCGCTTTGTAAAGGTCGTAAATCTGCGTGTATGCTGCTACTGCCTGCGTTTCTGACCCACTGGTCTGACCGGCACCCCGACCAACCAGTCGGGCGTAGGACGTATTGGGAAATTCAAGCAGCAATTTATCCTTCCAATCCGACGTTTTGCCCAGTTGCTCGTTCGAAAGGTGGAGCAGGTAGTAAATCTCCGGTTTTTGTAACGTATTCGGGTAGCGACTAAGTAGCTGCTCAAAGCTTGTAATGGCTTCAGCGGGTTTGTCGAGTTCAAACTTATAAAGTTTGCCTAACTGATAGAGGGCATTTTCGATGCGCTGGCTGGCCTGGATCTGGGCGGCTGGCGAAAACGGAATCTTTGCCAGCATTGCCTTTTTCTTGGCCTGCCGGGCCGCCGACGAATTATCAACGTTGGCAACAGCATTAGGCGCATCGGGCTGCTGCAACGGCGCATTCGGGTTGATCGCATTGGCCGCCGGGTTGTTGTTCAGGGGGCTGTTGACGCCCGGCACTGATGCCGATGCGTCTTTGTTGCTCCGGCGCCAGTCGTCTTCCAGCGGTCGATTGCCCCAGCGTACTGAAAATTCCTGCCGTCCCTGGCTCATGGCAATGGGGTTATAAAGAACCCATCGTTCGGCGGGGGGCAGGTTTGAGTTGGTAGCCCCCGGTACGTTCGATATGGTACCGCTGGCTGCCTGATCCGTAATCTGCTGGGCAATGGCCTGCTGTTCCTTTTCTTCTTTTTCCTGCTTGTCAAGTACGTTATCCAGCATGCGGTTCAGTTCCGAGGACTTCATACCCGCCAACGCAATCAGACTATCGTCGGTGCGAACTGTTGTGCTATAAAGCACAAACTCATCCAATATTTTCTTCCGGGCAGCCAGGGCCGCATAGTTCGGCGACTGCTGAGGCAACAGCGCCATCGCACTGTCGTAATAGGCTTTTGCCCGGACGTAATCCGATTTCTTCTCGAAATACAGCCGGCCAATTTCGGCGTAGGTCTGTGGCACCTGTGTGGTGTTGCCAGCCGCTGCCTGAATGGACAGTTTGTAAAAGTTGATGGCCTGGTCGATACGTCCGCTCCGGGCTTCGAGCAGGCCCATCGTATAATAGATCTTATCTTTCAGATCGGCGTTTTTGCGGTCGTTCAGCATCTGGTTGAATAAAGCTGCCGACTCTGAAGTCCGTTTCGAATCGCCTAGCAAGCCATTGCTCTGAATCGAGTACAGGTTGGCGTAAAACGACTGATCGTAATTGGGGCGGGACTTCGATACCTTCGTGTACTGTTCAAGCGCTTTCCGGGGCTGTCCCAGTAAATCATACAGCTGGCCCGCAATCAGGTGCAACCGAGCCGTCGACTCACCTTTTTTCAGTAGGGGGAACGTCGCTTCCAGCACCCCAACGGCGATCAGATATTCACCTGCCCGTTCATGCATGTACGCTTTGGTCAGGTAGAAGTCGCGGGTATTAATTTTGTTTAACGGCTGGGTACGAAGGTATTCGCCCACGTTTTGGGCGTTGGCATAATCACCGGCTTCGGTATAGGCTCGCATCAGGTATACCAGCGCGGTGTGTTTATCTTCTTCGCTGGTTCCTTTTGTGTTTACGTATTTGAATACTTCGATGGCATTAGGCAGGTCCTGCTTCAGCAAACGCGCCCGGCCAATAAGAATATAGGCGTTATCGAGCCATTTGCTGTTCTGATGGCGTTCGGGAATCAGCGAGGCTTTTTTTATGGCATCGTCCAACTGGGGCTTGACCGGTTGGGCCAGCATAGAATCGACCGGTAGCAGCACCGGGAGCAGCTGATTGTAATTTTCCTGCCGGGATTTGAACAGGATCTGCTCGGCACCATCAATCTGCTCACGGGCAATGACGTACGCGTTATAATGCGCATTCAGATTGTGATAGCCTTTGCTAAGTGGTTTTGAGCTATGCTGAGAGCAGGAAATTAACCCGCCCACAGCCAGCACGAAAACCGCTGCTATTGACGGGATATGATAAAAAAGCAAGCGGGACATGCGAAAAGAATGCGTAGGCATTTGCATTAAAACGACCCAGGCTGTGCTGGCATTATGGAACGTTAGGCCAAATTAACGAATTTTGCATTTTTCTAGCGTGTATACCAACTCAATTCGATGGAAAACTCGTCTGACCAATTCGACAAAAACCGTTCCAGGGAGGCTGGAAAAAAAACTTCACTGGAGAACGCTACTGATAAAAGCCGGTCGATTGCCCAATACAGCGGCATTGCGTTTCAGATGCTGGGCACCATCGGACTGGGCGTCTGGGGCGGGATGAAACTCGACGAATGGCAGCAAAACCAGCGTCCCATCTGGACTATCGTACTGGCTCTAACGGCTATTGGTGCCTCCCTGTATTTGTTCATTCGGCAAATCACCCAAAAATAATATTTCGACCCGATCGTGACCATTCACCGATGGTGTTGATCGAGGCTGATCCGTTCAACAGTAGTTATGCTGCGTACCTTTCTATTTACACTCCTGCTGGCGATTGTATTTTTCGTAGCCGAACGATATTTGGCCGCCAACTGGGTTCACCACCACTGGAAAGTGCTGTTGCTCTTTTTTCTGAGCGTTTCGTTTCTGCTGCACCGGTTAGTTGAGGCTGGTTTACAGAGTAATTCAGAACGGTTTATTACCCTGTATCTGGCGGCTACCGTTGTCCGTCTGATACTAAGCTTCCTCTTTGTCGGCTTTTTCCTTTATCAGAACGTAACGCAGCGCCTACTTTTCGTTGTTACATTTCTTGTACTATATATATGTTACACAAGCTTTGAGATTTGGGGGCTTAATCGTAACTTGCGACGCGATTCGAAATAAAGGTCATTCTCATCATATGATGCGTTCGGTTTTAAATAAATTTTTACTGGCTATTGGTCTCGTTTTTAGTTCGTTAGCGTCTGTTCAGGCGCAGGAGCACGGACATGAGGGCGAAGCGCCACACAAGAAAGAAGGATTTAATGTGGGTGAAATGATTATGCACCACATTAAAGATGAGCACGGCTGGGAGCTGGCTCATGGCCTGACAATTCCGCTTCCGGTTATTCTGTATTCAGACGATCGGGGGGTAGAAGTATTCTCATCCGCACGGCTGGCTCACGATGCTGTTTACAATGGCTACAAACAGGAGCATGGTAAAATCCATCGCGTCAACCAAGCCGGAGAGGTGGAGGAAGGGGTCAAACTGTATGACTTCTCGATCACTAAAAACACGGCATCGCTGTTGCTGAGTGCTGTTATCATGCTGCTGCTGTTCACGTCGGTGAGCCGGGGGTATGCAAAAAACAAAGGCAAGGCTCCGAAAGGCGTTCAGTCGTTGCTGGAGCCGATCATCCTTTTTGTTCGGGACGATATTGCCAAGCCAAGCATCGGTCACCACCACGGCCGGTATCTGCCTTACCTACTGACGTTGTTCTTCTTTATCCTGATCAACAACCTGCTGGGTCTGCTGCCGGGGGCTGCCAACCTGACTGGAAACATTGCCGTTACGTTGTCGCTGGCGGTGCTGACGTTCCTGATCGTTACGTTCAGCGGGAATAAAAACTACTGGATGCACATCATCAGCCCCCCGGGTGTCCCCTGGTTTGTACTGCCTATTATGATTCCGGTTGAGATCGTTGGCGTATTCATGAAGCCTATTTCGCTGATGGTCCGGTTGTTT encodes:
- a CDS encoding penicillin-binding protein 1A encodes the protein MSIFSPGTYRPFIKTLWQLTLTGIVMLVLYVLAVSYNFLWLFGGMPSLKALENPKSEEASEVYTADNQLLGKYYVENRTPIDISQVSPNVTSALLATEDARFIKHAGIDPRSLFRAVGGLVTFKDASSSGGGSTLTQQTAKNLFDTRREELRGPLGNVPLLGLVIAKTKEWILAVRLERNYTKQEVMMMYLNTVSFGNNTYGIKTAAKTYFSKEPWQLSVEEAALLVGLLKNPTLYNPRLFEERARERRNVVLSQMRKYGFLTEDQFVAYKSKPLKLDFSIENQNTGMAAYFRSVIRDDIKQWIRQYNEENPGADLDLYTSGLKIYTTIDSRMQAYAEEAVMANMRDQQKKFYEHWRGRNPWVKQDDRTKKYVEIPGFIEERAKRTTRYKQLKAGYGDDEAAIWREMRRPIKMKVFVYGGRRNEKDTTMSPLDSIKYYKRLLNTGFMSMDPRSGHVKAWVGGINFKHMKFDHVRQSRRQPGSTFKPFVYLTAMDQGFVTPCSHITDQPTTFAHGEDNNNGPAWTPKNSTGRYSFRSLSLREALGQSINTVSAQLIKKTRAGAVIKYAHEMGIQSNDLREDPTLCLGTSDVSVYEMVSAYCAFANGGTRVRPMVIWRIEDKNGNVLKKFTPDANQVISANRAYEMLHLMRGAVEEPGGTAQRLKSQYKLLEGGNEIAAKTGTTSNYSDAWFMGMTQNLVSGLWVGGDDRSIHFRSIELGQGGRMAMPAWAMYMQKVYKDPTLTNYRPEPFRKPNNFKIDCGGVYIDSAQRYIPPKVAPEVEDEMLQ
- a CDS encoding tetratricopeptide repeat protein, translating into MSRLLFYHIPSIAAVFVLAVGGLISCSQHSSKPLSKGYHNLNAHYNAYVIAREQIDGAEQILFKSRQENYNQLLPVLLPVDSMLAQPVKPQLDDAIKKASLIPERHQNSKWLDNAYILIGRARLLKQDLPNAIEVFKYVNTKGTSEEDKHTALVYLMRAYTEAGDYANAQNVGEYLRTQPLNKINTRDFYLTKAYMHERAGEYLIAVGVLEATFPLLKKGESTARLHLIAGQLYDLLGQPRKALEQYTKVSKSRPNYDQSFYANLYSIQSNGLLGDSKRTSESAALFNQMLNDRKNADLKDKIYYTMGLLEARSGRIDQAINFYKLSIQAAAGNTTQVPQTYAEIGRLYFEKKSDYVRAKAYYDSAMALLPQQSPNYAALAARKKILDEFVLYSTTVRTDDSLIALAGMKSSELNRMLDNVLDKQEKEEKEQQAIAQQITDQAASGTISNVPGATNSNLPPAERWVLYNPIAMSQGRQEFSVRWGNRPLEDDWRRSNKDASASVPGVNSPLNNNPAANAINPNAPLQQPDAPNAVANVDNSSAARQAKKKAMLAKIPFSPAAQIQASQRIENALYQLGKLYKFELDKPAEAITSFEQLLSRYPNTLQKPEIYYLLHLSNEQLGKTSDWKDKLLLEFPNTSYARLVGRGAGQTSGSETQAVAAYTQIYDLYKANNPTEALARADNALSTFVGTQLEDKLALLRIILIGKVQGVDPYRQALNEFVRDYPGSQLLPRVKEMQTLANQSNQLPPK
- a CDS encoding AtpZ/AtpI family protein, which encodes MENSSDQFDKNRSREAGKKTSLENATDKSRSIAQYSGIAFQMLGTIGLGVWGGMKLDEWQQNQRPIWTIVLALTAIGASLYLFIRQITQK
- the atpB gene encoding F0F1 ATP synthase subunit A gives rise to the protein MMRSVLNKFLLAIGLVFSSLASVQAQEHGHEGEAPHKKEGFNVGEMIMHHIKDEHGWELAHGLTIPLPVILYSDDRGVEVFSSARLAHDAVYNGYKQEHGKIHRVNQAGEVEEGVKLYDFSITKNTASLLLSAVIMLLLFTSVSRGYAKNKGKAPKGVQSLLEPIILFVRDDIAKPSIGHHHGRYLPYLLTLFFFILINNLLGLLPGAANLTGNIAVTLSLAVLTFLIVTFSGNKNYWMHIISPPGVPWFVLPIMIPVEIVGVFMKPISLMVRLFANITAGHIIILSLLGLIFMANALAGATTSVAISPVVMFFTLFLNFIELIVAFLQAFIFTLLTAMYIGSAVEEHHHHDEAHGTVSELG